CGGCGGTCAAGGGGGCCGCGGCCGAGACGGACGCGTCGGCGTCGACCGAGACGCTCGTCGACGAGGCCGAGGGCCGCGAGCCGGGCGAAGCGGTCGAGACCGCGGGCGAGGGCGAGGAAGCCGTCGAGACCGACCCCGACGCCGCGGACGTAGAGACCGAAGACGACGCCGCGGCGGCCGAGACAGACGCGTCGGCGTCGACCGAGACCCTCGTCGACGAGGAGACCGGCAAGGAGCCCGCCGAGACCGTCGCCGATCCCGAGGCGCCCGAAGAAGACGAGAGCGAGGAGTCGGCGGACGAGGAAGAACCCGAGTCCGACCCCGTCGAGACGCTCAAGGGGATCGGCCCGGCGTACGCCGAGCGCCTCGCGAGCGTCGGCATCGAGACGGTCGCGGACCTCGCCGACGCCGACGTCGACGAGATCACGGCGAACACCGACCTCTCGGAGACGCGCGTCACCACCTGGATCGAGCGCGCCCGTGAGCAGTCGTAGCGCCTCCCCCGATCGCGGCTCGAATGGCTGACCTGCGCTACCACGTCGACGGCGACCTCGTCCCCGCCGACGAGGCCACCGTGAGCGTCCGCGACCGCGGTTTTATGTACGGCGACGCGGTCTTCGAGACGCTCCGGGCCTACGGCGAGGAGGTGTTCCGCTGGGACGCCCACGCCGAGCGCCTCGCCCGGTCGGCGGCGGCGATCGAACTCGACCACGGCCTCGACTCTGGAGAGCTGAAGCGCCGAATCGACGAGACGCTCCGCGCCAACGACCTCGAAGACGCGTACGTCAAACTCTCTGTCACCCGCGGCGTCCAGCCGGGGAAGCTCACCCCCTCGCCCGACGTCGATCCGACGGTCGTCGTCCAGGCGAAACCGCTCCCCCGCGGCGGCGTCGACGCCGAGCCGATCTGGGACGGGCCCGCGACGCTCCAGACGGTGAAGACCCGCCGCGTGCCCGACGCGGCGATCCCCTCGCAGGCGAAGACC
This is a stretch of genomic DNA from Halobellus sp. MBLA0158. It encodes these proteins:
- a CDS encoding helix-hairpin-helix domain-containing protein; amino-acid sequence: MSIFDTILSSLRSLIGGGDRSGASGGGSDSGSSRSEGTVSVEHDPDAEADRSEADPSTESAVKGAAAETDASASTETLVDEAEGREPGEAVETAGEGEEAVETDPDAADVETEDDAAAAETDASASTETLVDEETGKEPAETVADPEAPEEDESEESADEEEPESDPVETLKGIGPAYAERLASVGIETVADLADADVDEITANTDLSETRVTTWIERAREQS
- a CDS encoding aminotransferase class IV; its protein translation is MADLRYHVDGDLVPADEATVSVRDRGFMYGDAVFETLRAYGEEVFRWDAHAERLARSAAAIELDHGLDSGELKRRIDETLRANDLEDAYVKLSVTRGVQPGKLTPSPDVDPTVVVQAKPLPRGGVDAEPIWDGPATLQTVKTRRVPDAAIPSQAKTHNYLNGILARLELRVSDADEAVMLDADGHLAEGATSNLFFVDGDALCTPSLDGPVLPGITREEVLDIAGQEGIPVNEGSFTPEDLRDAEEAFVTNTTWEVRPVETVDGINIGGGPVTTLFQRVYDARIEREHYGGERIGDGAESGPAD